In Fusarium oxysporum f. sp. lycopersici 4287 chromosome 2, whole genome shotgun sequence, a genomic segment contains:
- a CDS encoding F-type H+-transporting ATPase subunit J: MSWLGVQPLKKFNAPFLKPYWPFFAAGVVIAYGVNSAQSAMMNSAEWKNDPRNPNAKSGGH; the protein is encoded by the exons ATGTCTTGGCTCGGTGTTCAACCCCTCAAGAAGTTCAACGCTCCCTTCT TGAAGCCTTACTGGCCCTTCTTCGCTGCCG GTGTTGTTATTGCCTACGGCGTCAACTCCGCCCAGTCCGCCATGATGAACT CTGCCGAGTGGAAGAACGACCCCCGCAACCCCAACGCCAAGTCTGGCGGTCACTAA
- a CDS encoding YjeF protein, with product MAIKTLGAKAAAALDQELMSTGAFSIDQLMELAGLAVSQAVYRLQPLESGRRILVACGPGNNGGDGLVAARHLRQYGYSPSVFYPKRSKNDLYQRLAKQLEDLEVPFVDDFSSALNSTDHVVDAIFGFSFSGEVREPFPAVIQALQDTKLPVTAVDAPSSWDIEDGPPKSGLGSSFMPTALISLTAPKPLVKHFKGRHFIGGRFVTPSIAKKYDFEVPEYKGVDQVVEVEVAGQKL from the exons ATGGCGATCAAG ACCCTCGGAGCcaaagctgcagctgctCTTGATCAGGAGCTCATGAGCACTGGAGCATTCTCCATTGACCAGCTCATGGAGCTCGCTGGACTTGCTGTTTCTCAAGCTG TCTATCGTCTCCAGCCTCTCGAGAGTGGTCGCAGGATCCTTGTTGCCTGTGGACCTGGAAACAACG GTGGTGATGGACTAGTCGCTgctcgtcatcttcgtcagTACGGCTACAGCCCGAGCGTTTTCTATCCCAAACGAAGCAAGAATGATCTCTACCAG CGACTCGCAAAACAACTTGAAGACCTTGAGGTCCCTTTCGTTGATGACTTCTCCTCGGCGCTGAACTCGACGGATCATGTTGTCGACGCGATCTTTG GTTTCAGCTTTTCAGGAGAAGTTCGAGAACCATTTCCTGCTGTGATTCAAGCTCTTCAGGACACGAAGCTGCCAGTCACAGCAGTTGATGCTCCCTCATCCTGGGATATCGAAGATGGTCCACCAAAGTCGGGACTCGGCAGTTCCTTCATGCCTACAGCACTAATTAGCCTAACGGCGCCAAAGCCACTAGTGAAGCATTTCAAAGGTCGACACTTTATCGGCGGGCG GTTTGTGACTCCATCCATCGCAAAGAAATATGACTTCGAGGTCCCCGAGTACAAAGGAGTCGACCAAGTCGTGGAGGTTGAAGTAGCTGGACAGAAGCTCTGA
- a CDS encoding SHO1 osmosensor, translating into MPSYSLNSPSLQKMDHSRMYGQRKGIQMSNILGDPFALATLSISTLAWFITFVSCIIGRIQQNSDADLAKNDPFPTFVWWSCIYCLCLIVGVFVVIGSDAVHTYHVAVTGYLAAGIVLVSSGINQLLYSNSGAREAASAGFILLAMVIVIWTFYFGSSPSSTPRAFLDSFALAKESTTIHRSTMNAYGGRPETSNSVQPPQMYTSAQLNGFENPSPVGGISQVGGARGSAVPQSFTNSVMQQQPPQAKPNNSPGNDTEVVPPTEYPYRAKAIYSYEANPDDANEISFSKHEILEVSDVSGRWWQARKESGETGIAPSNYLILL; encoded by the exons ATGCCATCGTATTCTCTCAACTCTCCCTCGCTTCAGAAAATGGATCACTCAAGAATGTATGGCCAGCGCAAGGGCATTCAGATGAGCAACATCCTCGGCGACCCCTTCGCCCTGGCCACGCTCTCCATTAGCACG CTCGCCTGGTTTATCACCTTTGTTTCTTGTATTATTGGACGGATACAACAAAATAGCGATGCCGACCTTGCTAAGAACGACCCTTTCCCAACTTTCGTGTGGTGGAGCTGCATCTACTGTCTATGCCTGATTGTTGGCGTCTTTGTCGTCATTGGAAGCGATGCAGTTCACACCTACCACGTTGCTGTGACTGGCTATCTCGCAGCAGGAATTGTTCTGGTTTCGTCCGGAATCAACCAGCTCCTTTACTCTAACAGCGGCGCCCGCGAGGCTGCCTCTGCTGGCTTTATTCTGCTAGCCATGGTTATC GTTATTTGGACGTTTTACTTTGGATCCAGCccctcttcaactcctcGAGCTTTCCTTGACTCATTTGCCCTCGCCAAAGAATCCACTACGATTCATCGATCTACTATGAACGCCTACGGTGGCCGCCCCGAGACATCCAACTCGGTCCAGCCCCCTCAGATGTACACTTCTGCTCAGCTTAATGGTTTCGAGAACCCATCGCCTGTGGGAGGTATCTCGCAAGTCGGAGGAGCACGCGGATCAGCAGTTCCCCAAAGCTTTACCAACTCAGTCATGCAACAACAACCACCGcaagccaagccaaacaACTCTCCCGGCAACGACACCGAGGTCGTGCCACCCACTGAATATCCCTATAGAGCAAAGGCCATCTACAGCTACGAGGCCAACCCGGATGACGCCAACGAAATTTCATTCTCCAAGCACGAGATCCTCGAAGTGTCGGATGTTAGCGGAAGGTGGTGGCAAGCGCGCAAAGAGAGCGGCGAGACGGGTATTGCGCCCAGCAACTACCTCATCTTGTTATGA
- a CDS encoding ribosomal protein S16, mitochondrial yields the protein MVVKIRLARFGRRNQPFYNIVIAHARTARNSRPLEVIGTYDPIPKPDPYDTSGKLHKDIKLDSQRARYWIGVGAQPTDTAWRLLSMVGILPKKPFGPKQDNTKGVIDQEKVRIR from the exons ATGGTTGTCAAGATCCGTCTCGCCCGATTTGGGCGTCGAAACCAGCCCTTCTACAATATTGTCATTGCCCACGCCCG GACGGCTCGTAACTCCCGCCCGCTCGAGGTCATTGGCACATACGACCCAATTCCTAAACCCGACCCTTACGACACATCCGGAAAACTTCATAAGGATATCAAGCTCGATAGTCAACGCGCGAGGTATTGGATCGGTGTTGGTGCACAGCCCACAGACACAGCCTGGAGGTTACTTTCTATGGTGGGTATTCTACCAAAGAAGCCATTTGGCCCCAAGCAAGACAACACAAAGGGCGTCATAGACCAGGAGAAGGTCAGAATTCGATGA
- a CDS encoding 26S proteasome regulatory subunit N5, which produces MSDGVLKPEKDFSKEVDQQLPEAEKLAASGNLQGAIEKLAALEKQTRQASDLASTSRVLIAIVTLCKNAGDWSLLNDQTLVLSKKHSQLKQAITKMVQTVMGFLDDTPDLKTKLSVIETLRTVTEGKIFVEVERARVTKILSDIKKKQGDLKSATEILCELQVETFGSMDRREKTEFILAQVELCIESGDWTQAAILGRKISTRYLSRKPKKTAEQLEKEQKEREKKKARGEEVPEEKEDDTTDLKLRYYEQQIILAKHEEKYLDVCKHYRQVLDTEAVEEDPAKLRPVLQRIIYFVILAPYDNEQHDLLHRIHKDTRNSEVPAEAELLRLFTVHELMRWPEISKRFGPHLCSTDVFDAQPGQSSDDKAHQRWQDLRKRVIEHNVRVIAKYYTRIQMSRLTQLLDLAEDETEKYISELVTSKTVYAKIDRPARIVSFAKPRDADDVLNEWSHNMKSLLGLLERIDHLITKEEMMARIQPAK; this is translated from the exons ATGTCTGACGGAGTTTTAAAGCCCGAGAAGGACTTCTCGAAGGAAGTTGACCAGCAGCTTCCcgaagctgagaagctgGCAGCG TCCGGTAACCTCCAAGGCGCcattgagaagcttgctgcGCTCGAGAAGCAAACCCGACAA GCCTCCGATCTTGCGTCCACATCACGAGTCCTGATCGCAATCGTCACACTATGCAAAAATGCGGGCGACTGGAGCTTGTTGAACGACCAgaccttggtcttgtccAAGAAGCACAGTCAGCTCAAGCaagccatcaccaagatGGTCCAGACCGTCATGGGCTTCCTCGACGACACCCCCgacctcaagaccaagctcTCTGTAATCGAGACCCTGCGAACAGTAACAGAGGGAAAGATCTTCGTCGAAGTCGAACGAGCCCGTGTCACCAAGATCCTTTCCGACATtaagaagaagcagggtGATCTAAAATCCGCCACCGAGATTCTTTGCGAGCTGCAAGTCGAGACCTTTGGTTCAATGGATCGACGGGAAAAGACCGAGTTCATTCTGGCGCAAGTTGAGCTATGCATTGAGAGCGGAGACTGGACACAGGCTGCTATTCTAGGTCGCAAAATCAGCACCCGGTATCTTTCTCGCAAGCCTAAAAAGACAGCCGAGCAGCTTGAGAAGGAGCAAAAGGAGCgtgaaaagaagaaggcccgCGGCGAGGAGGTTCcggaggagaaggaggacgACACAACTGATTTGAAGCTGCGTTACTACGAGCAGCAGATCATCCTTGCTAAGCATGAGGAGAAGTACCTGGATGTGTGCAAGCATTATCGGCAGGTTCTGGACACAGAAGCAGTTGAGGAAGACCCAGCCAAGCTTCGACCT GTCCTGCAACGCATTATCTACTTTGTCATCCTAGCTCCCTATGACAACGAACAGCACGATCTTCTCCACCGAATCCACAAAGACACACGCAACTCCGAAGTTCCAGCCGAAGCAGAACTTCTGCGACTCTTTACTGTTCATGAGTTGATGCGATGGCCAGAGATCTCTAAGAGATTCGGCCCTCACCTCTGCAGTACCGACGTCTTTGACGCGCAGCCAGGTCAATCTTCGGACGACAAGGCTCATCAGCGATGGCAGGATCTGCGAAAGCGAGTGATTGAGCACAACGTTCGAGTTATTGCCAAGTACTATACTCGCATCCAGATGAGCCGCCTGACTCAGCTACTTGATCTTGCCGAGGACGAGACAGAGAAGTACATCAGCGAGCTTGTAACTTCCAAGACTGTCTACGCCAAAATTGATCGACCCGCACGAATTGTGAGCTTCGCAAAGCCTAGAGATGCTGACGATGTCCTCAACGAGTGGAGTCACAACATGAAGAGTCTCCTGGGACTATTGGAGAGAATTGATcacctcatcaccaaggaggagatgatggcacGAATCCAGCCTGCTAAATAA